The sequence aagtaagCATGATGACTGGCACCCCTTTAATTAGCACTAAAAACCATAAATCTGGAGAAGttgtattttgtgtgtataaagTGGGTTTTTAACGAATGTATATTGTAAATACTATTAAATGGGTTATTTCACAGTATGGGACAGTAACATGTAGAATTTTGCAAAGTGATTTTCTcccctttttataaaaaaacgaGGAAGTCCAAAGTGTTTTCTGTACAGTTCTTGTCCCGTTACTCGGTACACAAAAAGAATACTTCTAACGTGGTTTTGCTCATTAGATGAATATTTTGTATGCTTTTGTGCTGTTATATCTTAAGACAAGAAGTATTTTTGGTGAGAAATCAGTGGGTAAACTACCAGTAGTGTGTATATTTACCACTGATGCCTTTCATTAAGTTGACTTGAGATACCTTAAGAGCTTTGTATTCTGTGGTGGTAAGTAAGCTACTAAATTCTGCCTAAATCACAATAtctgcttatttttattatatgcttAATCAGGAATCctaatgcaaaaaaatctattgCGTATTATTGCTCCACCACAGCTATAACTCCCTATGATGAAATTTCTGCACATATTACTAAAGGAAGACTAATTCTGCTTACCATCAAATTAAGATGGTAAGGATTCTGTAGGAGCTCCTTTTAGAAAAATGATGGCACACACAGAAACAATTTGGAAATTACATTCTAGAATTTGTTCACACTTACCTTATGTGACTGATAATATCAGTGAAACATTTGTAATACAGTATGTATTTGTTTCAATATCTTATTCTTTTTCTTGTATGTATTTCATCGTACAGGTGATATTTTTGAGCAAGGGTAAAGATCCTATGCTGTCATTCATGATGCCGTTCTATCTGGTGAAGGGATGCTCCATAGAACAGCCAGTCTTCTCAGCAAACTACATTAAGGGGACAATCTCTGCAGAGCCTGGCGGTATGTGTATGTTTCCAGTGAGAATAAATATTGGTTTTCAACCAGTGGTTATTGTAGAGATACCAACAGTCATTTTAACTCTTATTTCTATGAGTATCTTTTAGTAATAATGAGCTGTTGAACAGATGTTTGGCACTAGTGCAAATGTAGAACCTGACCATAACAACTAGCCAAAAGTGACAAAtcatggattaaaaaaataactagttACTTTTTACCAACTCGGTTACATTTGTAAGATTGGTCAGTATTTAAATTTACTGATTCTGCAACTGCTACGAAAAAAATATCTGCCAAGGTAGACGTTATGAGTGGAGCCATAGACTTCAGCTGTCTTGTACACAAACTAAACTTCCACCAAAAGTGtactctttttatatttttttcacacctgctaAGATGAACGGGGTAACATTTTGGGGCCAAAGCCATGGCATAGGTACATAGATTTCCACGAAATCTCCCAAACCAGGCTCAAAACAAAgtacaaattgttatgtgatgcactacttgttatgccctgtaCTCGTTGTGCAGTGCTACAAAATATAATTGCactataaaaatagatattaataGTAATACCTTCAGATCAGTCATCATGTTTTCCTTAATCCTTTGTATTCAGTCTAACTCCTTTATCAATGCTGGTATTATGAGGACATGTTTAAAGAGACAcatgtttgtaaaatatatgtatattaaatatatgaaatgtccaatacattacaaaattgtatttatttactatatttctGTAATGAATTGGACAGTAGCTACGTTgcccaaaaatgaaaacaggATATGTTATTTAACTTCTTATATTTTGAAGTAATATTTCAAAAGGGAAAACATGGTGTTGATGTCAGTGTTTAGTTCTGATGACTGTTACTTTGTTGTGCACAGGTGGTTGGGAAGGTCGGGCTTCATTCAAACTTACATTTAACAGCGGAGGAGCCATTGAGTTTGGACAACTTATGTTTAAGATGGCAACAAATGGTATGTTTAAATGTGGCAATTCTCTAAACAAAATGGTCTTGTCTCATACACCAAAATCAGAGGGTATTTAATGTTAACGAGAATGTTGAACGCTTCCATTCCAGCCAGTGATACGAAAGTTTATTAActtaaacattattttcaatgagAGTTGCTGTTTTAACTTACTAACTCACAGAGTTGGAAGGGCCAACCCCACGTTGCCTAAGTCTGCTAGGTGATGGAACCATATGTGATGTATGTTCAGCTTAGCTCTTCTTTCAGGAGACAATTGCCACgcttggaccttcataatgcataattgagGGGGAACTTGCAtccaaaaatgcatttctccTTCAGCCATTCTGTTCTTTACTACAAGATGGTATAagaagtcagggtgtttgtctaataGGTTGCTCCAATATAATACAGCCAAAATAGATGCAAATGGCTAATATCAAGCTGTCTAAAATATGCAAACACTAGAACtgttttccaaaaaaagaaatgtaaaaaacttttgaaaacattttaatatgatacaagtgataacaaaaaacaaatggtgggagttcccctttaagccaATGAATTGAAGCTATaactcccactttagtgaattaaCTCCAGAATGATAAACAAACTCGTTTAAAACACACTgtatttaaaacatcattattattatgcctACTGTGCTTAAGGattaattaaaacagaaaagaatTTTGTGCCTGCCCTTGACAAATGAGACAGGTAATATTTACACTGTAGTGCATCCAAATAACTCGCAATGCAAATAATAATGGGCTGTACCCAGTCTGATACAGTTCTCAAAAGTTTGCgtaccctggcagaaattgtgaaatgttagcattgattttgaaaacatGACTAATCATGCAAAAAactgtcttttatttaaggctagtgatcatatgaaaTCATTTATTATCCTATAGTTGTTTGGCTCCATCATAATAACCGATGGcacccaaatggccctgatcaaacTTTACATACCCctgaatgtttggccttgttacagacacataaggtgacacacacaggttaaaatagtaattaaaagttaattccccacacaagtggccttttaaattgcaattcgtgtctgtgtataaatagtcaatgagtttgttagctctcacgtGGATACACTGAGCAagctagatactgagccatggggagcaTAAAAGAACTGCCAAAAGACCTGCATAACAAGGCAAGATAACTTTATAAAGAtgtaaaaggatataaaaaagatatccaaagccttgatAATGCCAGTCAGAAGTGGAAATtttggggatctcttgataTCAAGGCAAGGTGAGGTAGACCAAGAAAaatttcagccacaactgccagaagaattgttcggGATACAAAGGAAAAGCCTACCGGTAACCACAGGCTGCTCTGGAACAAGATGGTGCGattgtttcaaggagcacaatacGACGATACTTGAACAgaaatgagctgcatggtcgagttgccagaaagaagcctttactgcacCGATGCCACAAAAAAGCCTGGTTACAATATGTCCAACAACACCTTGACATGCCTCACAGCTTCTGACACGCTGTAATTTGGAGTGATGAGCCCAAAATAGAGTTTTATGGTCACAGCCAAAGGTGCTttgtttggagaggggtcaacaaggctTATAGcaaaaagaataccatccctACTTCAAAGTGTGGTGGTGGCTCCCTGATGTTTTGGGAGTAtgtgagctctaaaggcacagggaatcttttgaaaattgatggcaagatgaatgcagcatgttatcagaatATACTAtcagacaatttgcattcttccgcGTGAAAGCTGCGCATGGGACGCTGTTGTACTTTCCGGCACggcaatgaccctaagcacaaggccaagttggccctccagtggttacagcagaaaagggtgaaggttctggagtggccctcagtctcctgaccttaatatcagCAAGCCGCTCTGGGGAGATCTCATACGTGTGGTTCATGCAAGACGACCAAAGGCTTTGCATGGcctggaggcattttgccatgaccAATAGGCAGCTATACAACTTGCAAGAATTTGGGGTCTCATaaacaactattacaaaagctgtcattgatgctaaagggggcaatacacagtattaagaactaagggtatgcTAAGGGGTTGCTATTTCTGTATTGTAGCTCAGGGATGCTGTGGTACTAAATTATTTTAGTATGTTTGTGCTCTCCATAAGTTTGTCAgtggattaatattttatattatgctgttatttagcATCCAGTGGCCCACGAAATCCTAACCCAGGATATGGATACACACCAGCTCCTGTTCCAGGGGCTTATGGACCTGGTGGCTTCCCACCTACTCCTGCAGGATATTCTCCAGCACCACCAGCTGGTCCATACCCATATGGCCCTCCTGTTATGAATGGATATGGACCAGCCTCTCAGCCGATGGCATACCCTTATGCCCCACCTCCaggtatttagaatgcaattataatcagattcagtattttttcacaaaaaaacaaaaacccaacaTTTAATCTAGTGACTCTTACGgcattgtaattttatttaaagtgccatgaaactttttctttaaatcttCAGCAACATTTTAATGTCCCTTTCTTATAGTATGTATGGGTGTTTAAACATTTAATGAGGATTGGGAAAAAGAAGTTTAAtggcttttctttttattttttattttttttaacctgttctGACAACATATCTGCCCCTACAAACAACTTTTACATGATTGATGAAATCCTAACAAGTAATAGGAAGTTGTAACACagtgtttattttcttattgttcTAGTTGACTGCAACGATACCTGGCATTAGAGATTTTTTACATCCTTGCAGTGCCTTTAACCAAGTGTAGTTACACTGAACTCTCAGCTTGAAGCCAGTGATATTGGGGTCTGGTGACATGAGAGTATCTAAGCTGTCAGCATACAGTGTGATTTCCACCATcaataaagataaaatgaaTCTTGACATCTTTTTTTCAGACATAATAGTACTTCCATAAGGTCTTCAAGGATTTAAAACCTGTGATGCCTTAGCAAGATGTCAACCCCCAATGCTCGTCATGGTTGCTTAAATTGGTTGATAAACCATTAGAACCTGGTAATTCTTTGGAAATAACTCAAGAACTATTACCTGTAAAATACACAGGTGCTGAGTGAATTGAATGCAGGAGGTAGTTGCCACTACTGCAACCCATCCTAGTACAACTTAAGAACTCAATCCCCAATAAAGTGAGACTCGGCTCAACTACTGTGATAACTCCGCTAATAGCCAAAAACAACCAGTGTAGCCACATTCCGTCTGAATTTATAAAGTTACATTTGTTTAGCAAAGTTTCATTGTTGCCTCTAAACATCATTGTTTAACACATAATGAGTGATTTCAAATGGTATCTTTTTAGTGTTACCTTTTTTTGATAGTATTACTGGTACATGACTGGGGGACCTACAtcagacaataaaaaaaagaaagccaagAGGTATATTATTACCTGCTATGAGTAACCCTAGTTATCCACCCATTCCAATCTGATACAGGACCTGGCATGTACCCTCCTCCACCTGAAATGAACCCGATGTACATGGCCCCTCCACCTCCCTATCCAGGACCACCATACAATGGAGCTCCAGCACCTACTGCACCCTCTGGATGGATGGAACCTGGTGAGTCGACTTTCCAGAGTTTTACTTTGCTTACATTCCTGTGTCATGTATTTAGATAACACAGTAGATGTGTTtttgtgcttatttttttcAGCGCATATATAAACAGAACATAAAAGCTATCATTGTGTAGACTAAAAAGGCAttttgcataataaaaaaaaaaaattgattaaataaaatcaattttcaATTGATGTCACAGACGTGGGTTTTCCGCAATATGCATGGGACTCATGTTAGTTGGTGGGATTGTATTGTATAAGGAATATCCAGTACTGCTGCAAACACCGATtttaaaagcaatttttttgtgtatatatatatatatatataaggcagATGACTTGCAACAACATCTTTATGAAACCCGAGAAACTAGATTCTGAAACATACATGGTTAAGGCAGGACTTTGGTCTGCCACAACACTGCCATTAATCTCTCCACAGTGGctctctgttttatttatatactttaatCCTGGTGTTAGGATGTGGCAAACAAGATCCTTGCAGCAAGTGatttagcaataataataatgcattatgcatctccgttattattattatactttatttataaagcgctgacagattccgcagcgctgtacaaagaaaattatacagataacgacaagttaTCATTACAAGTGTAATGCAATAGCACAATAGCTATAGATATTTTCTGAtactagcttttttttttttctcttaaggaGGAAGCAAAGCTGCAGAAGCTGCATCCAGTGCGTATTATAACCCGGCTAATCCTCACAATGTCTACGTGCCTATGGTTAGTAACAGAATGTTTTTCGTTCCCCTCGTTTCAGAGTGACTAGTTTGCATATCAGTATTCAGAAATACAGCCAGTGATAAACAACGAAAACATAATCTCATTGACTATAAAACCTCATTTCCAAGAGAGATGAAACATTTCAACTTGCTgcctttactatgcattatatgGGTCAACCATAGTGAGTTTCTGCTACAAACCAAAGGCTCAGTTATCCCTGCATACTGGAATAATTAAACCTCAACTCTTTTAAAGATAACCTATAATTATATCACATCAGCAGGAAGCTgctgtattaaaatgtttacactGACAGAAACACTTTGTTAATTATACTTTATGAAGGGTGAGTTTGTTCTCTGGTGAGGCTAACGTGACCCTCCTTAATGCACAGTTAAATTGGTGAGATGGTTACATGTTTCTTCTCATAACTCAttgtttggtgaataaaccctatTCACATAACATGAATGAAAGCCGGAGAAAGGGGTACAGAAATGCAAAGCATGGAACACATTAAGTGTAGAGACACACAAGCATATACAGAGACCCAAATCATTGGCAAATGGTTTACATGTCAGATTTCTGCTGTTActaacgttttttgtttttttgttctactTCCACAACAAATCCTGATATCAAAAAGTGTGATCTCAGACAAGATTAGTTCCCCTGCTAGCTCAAAACTTGTTTCATTCACAAAATTAACAGACATGATATGGTAATCTGTAATATATAATTGCTTATTCCTTCACATCCAGAGCCATATAGAGCGGATTTGGACCATTTGTAATCGGATCATTTCTAATTGAATACATCTCATACATATACAATTAATGAGGACTTGTGTAAAAAAGCTTTCACTTTGGAGTACTGATGCTCATATTGTAGCAGGGTTCAAGATTAATTTTAAGTGAGAAGCAGGTTGAAACACTCTTTGTTCTCTGCATGATAGGGATAACAAATcaaatatagcttttttttcaaGTGGATGCAATTTAACCTTATTCCATGAGTTTAAAATCCTGTTAAATTACTTCAAACTAGGATTACTGGATTAGCTGTCTAGTTGATGGATGCTACTAAACATAGtactatttttagttttttttaatacatcctAAGAAAATCACTGCTGGCTATAGTTTTTTATGGTGAAAACCCTGGCCATTTGCCACAATATACAGACTTACCAATGTAATATAGATATGTGTAAGCATGCATTCATGCTCTATTTGTATAAAGGTATTCtaaattatgtgttttttattttgtaggaaCGCCCGCCACCATATGCTCCTACTGATGACAAAAAGACAAATTAAGACTATTAAGAATCCAGCATCTCTTTAGTAACGCATATTTGATGTGGTTCTGTGTGCTTTGTACTCTGCAAcatataaaatcattttataattgttttttaaccGTTATTTATCCAGACCTGAGATGTGTATATTTGAGTCTCAAGAAATATTTTCTCTGCACCTATTTAATACATTatggtaatataatataaattgctTTCTGTGCGTTTCTACCTATATCTCTACAATTCTtgtaaaaatatcaaataagtATTTTGCACAATAGTAACGATTAACCACATGGTGTGGTGTCTGTGGCACCAGTCAGTTTACTTTTATGCTTACACATAGTGTTTATGGTGTTTGTTTCTCACCGCTAATTACTTTTCATCCTGACATTCTCCCCATTACAAAAAATAGAGATGGGCAATAGTCTTGGTTTCAGTAACTTAGTCtttatcatatttttcttacaaaaaaaaactaaaaagaaagatACATGTGAGGAATATTGCATCTTGAAGAATGTGTCATGCTTTGACTAAAAGATATTGAAAGCATGCATATATAAGCTTTTAAAAGCAATAAATTCAACATACCTGTAGTAACTATAACTGCCTACTATTTACAAACTCatcataaattaacattaaaacacaGTAGTATTCTAATACtgatatatgtaattattttctcTGTACATTGTCCCCTAGTAACTTTATAATTCTGCACAACTTTGAATACTtgtacattttgaaatgtataatttggCTGTGGCACCCTCCTGTCTCTGCTGGTGTTACTTGTTAAATCCAGTGAAATGTTGGGTGGGTGGTACATcaaattttttccccccaagagCTAATTTAAAACTGTGACTCTTAGACTTTCTTATAACGTAatccatatataaataaaagtattattgAAGAAATATATCTGTGCGAATGCTGCTACAACACGTGGACAAAACCAAACATGTGCTAACCAGTTATTTGCCTGTTTTTACAGATTCACTGTAAAAATCTttataatttttacttttttcccttGTTATAAGACATGTTCACTTTAATCATCCCAAGGCATGTGCCATTGGAAAACTGGCAAATGTCTCCCTTTtagcttttctctcttttttttttgttagactttaataaacatttgtatatggataaaacagaacaaattctggggatgcagctttaaaaatactctgtaaagagaataaaaaccacaaatggtgcaataacgtttaaaaggtttaaaacagcccccactagttgtgccacactcacaagattgtagtaggaactgcgccttaaagatagcctgtatcttaggaatcctgaagatttactggaactttttaaaaccacctcaaagttttaaaaaccggtcatctgctggatacaaacggatgataggcaggcagggtatcttccaaaagttctttatttaaaatagcccattaaaaatgcttaatgttttaagaaactaagtccaacgcgtttcgtcatatgttgacttcatcaggtattataactagtccctgatgaagtcaacatatgacgaaacgcgttggacttagtttcttaaaacattaagcatttttaatgggctattttaaataaagaacttttggaagataccctgcctgcctatcatTCGCTTGTATCCAGCAGTTGAtcggtttttaaaactttgaggtggttttaaaaagttccagtaaatcttcaggattcctaagatacaggctatctttaaggcgcagttcctactacaatcttgtgagtgtggcacaactagtgggggctgttttaaaccttttaaacgttattgcaccatttgtggtttttattctctttacagagtatttttaaagctgcatccccagaatttgttctgttttatccatatacctgttataagaggctttttgaaggaagagtccttggggaagctaccacatatgtgttccgaggaatgaatagagggttaaaaagctaagtaccctgtttttatattttttcattcttgtagaacacagttacaactgtattgttttaataaacatttgttGGAAACTCGCTGCTCTGAATGTTAGCCTCCAGTAATGTGGTAAAATGGCAGAACTGGAAcgtatagtatgtatgtgtgtgtgtataatatataatatatatgaaaaaaatcagtATTGTATATAGTAGTACTTCAGATTTCTTTCTGGCCACTGTAATGACATACTGTGACCTTAGGTGTAGAGGCTGCCCACTTATCTTATTGGGGatgtcgtgtgtgtgtgtgtgtgtatagatatgtaatatttttgagGCTGattctatgtgtgtgtatctgccTAGGAGACTATAGGCTTTATCAAGTAAAGAGGGAGTTGGCAGTGACAAGGTCCTTTCACTGTCTTCATGTTATGAAGGGCTAGCCCTAGTGAGCTACTTCTCAAAGAACAACTTGGATGTATAAAATCACCTCACTGATTgagctatgcattatgcaaggACAGTTTAGCTATTCTTGTAGAGAAATTTCCCAGGAATGGACCACTTACAATGGATGGTAAAATCAGGGAGTTGGTGAGCAATAGAGAAGAAAAGGCCAACTCTAAACTGTACCTACTAGcaatcaattataagatgaaaatatttgaatattaattcaggaaaaaataaaaagcctaaatataagactactctataggaaaaaagttttactagtaaatattcacatgtaaactattttttcatatttaataaaaactatgattgagaaaaaatgcatttcttgtttttatttcattttccttGTGTTTGCCAACCtacctcccagttatgcacatctgccccctggcttgccactgtgcctgttaaatgtttttaggtattaaaatacCCTATATGATCataagtatgtggacacccttcttaattattgagtttaggtgttacAGACaaacccattgctaacaggtatataaaaaatGAGTAGAATCGGTCGTACTGGGGACCCCAGGTGACTAAATGTGGCAATGTCACAAGTCATTTTGGGAAATATCTGTCCcggtaagtgctattattgtgaagttaaAGTGTCTAAGAGCAACAAAATTTTTTGATCACAGTGAAAGATGTAATTGTAAAACATTATTGTTGGTCTTCAGCTGCAAGCGGGGATTGAAAGACTCCTCCAGccgccggcgcctaatgaaattaaaggggctggcatGCACACAccacgccgcccaatggccgtgcctcagcacttcttCTTAAAAGGGGTTAGGACGAATGGCGGAGGCACGGCCGGCCCCTTTACTTTCATGAACGCCAGCCTCCacctgctgcccccaccagacaccagggagtcagaagcagtggtaagcctgggggcagatgtgcataactgggggcaggttgacaaatgaaaggaaacaaaaattTCTCAATCGaataagacaaccccgattataagatgagtatttttcagaacatttgctctggaaaaaaccttgtcttataatcgagcaaatatggtaataaagaaataaaagtttcttacaaaaatattatgaaGAATAATGGAAtgactgttttgttccactgaataaaatggaactttttcatctaaaaaaattTGTAGTAGCAAATGCTTTGATTCCAAATAATGCAGAGcgcggggatatgacgtcatccttGCGCTCTGCAACTATAGcagcgtagtgatgagggagcagtaaagcgagatctgaagtgacagaccccacactcccaccacagggtgcaggatacaggatggaggaagaggtaagagatggggagaaaggggtgtaagggcagtgtatgtgtatgtatgtgtttgtaagcttgtgtatgtgtatgggccggtgtgtgtaagagcagtatagttaTTTGGTAGCTGGTGTGCAAGgtcagtgtacatgtatatgtgtgtgtgaaggctgtgtatatgtatgtgtgtgtaagggcagtgtacatgtatatgtgtatgtgtgtggttcGGGGAATTGATGGATGGTCGGGGGGCGTGGTTTTTGTTATTATCTGGGAGGGGCTTGTAAAAGGCCGGTTGTGCTTCTCAcaagcaccctgttgtggtccttaCTGTGATTAGTATTGTTGCTCCTGCTGTCCATTTAGTTATTGACCCTTGCTTGTCTGACGTCCCTTTGCTCCACGATTTGGTACCGTTGCCTGCGACTCCTGTGTACTGACCCGGCTTTGTTGACCTTGGCTCCTGTTTCATCCTCTGGTGTGTTTTGGCCCTCTCCGTTACTGACCCAGCTTCCTGACTTCGCTCCTCTACTGCTCTGTTGGCGCTTAGTTTCCTGCTATATTTGGTATTCACCTTGCTGCTATTGCTCAGAGCCTATCTCCAGCTGGCGGGAGATatctcactgttgggatcatctaagtcctggactACTGTTGCCGGGGGGCTCCTCTCCCAGCAGCAGTAGcttgggcagaagaacttctgcggtggGAACCTTCACTAGGGACCAGCGTAACAGCGACACCAGGGACATGAGTATATGGACCACggtatatttaaaactattCAATGTGACAACATTGTAGGTCTGTTTCTTCTGTGACAGGACCAGATTCCAAAGAACTGCCACCTATCACTTGTATATGGATGGGTTTGGTCACTGTGGGAATAGACAGAGTTCTGACTAGGTTCACATTAAGAAGACAGTCACTTGCCCCTGAGCCCACTAAACCAGATTACATGACCAGCTTCTCAGTCCACTGCAAGCAGAGGAAGACAGAAAGGTAAGGGGAGCTAGGCATAAGGAGTCTGAAAGCCATAGGCAGATAGGTGCTCACCTATTGATGCTCACTGTATGGCCCTACAGTCTCAAACAATATGCCCCTGCTTCCATAGTATAAACACaggttatgtttttttactcCTCTTTAAACAATAGTCATTGGGCTACCCCTATTTGCATGGGTTCTTTAAGGGGTAGTGCAGGTGTGGGTGCAGACAAGGCAGCAGGTTGGCAGCTTGGATAACTGTAGACCTGTGCACCTGTAGACCAGGTGCCTTTCCCTTAGCCATCTGTCGTTTGAATGACTAGGAGGATGGCGTGGCATACAACTCTAGCTAGCTCATCTTTGAACATCTCTGAGAGTCCATAATGGAATTCAACCAAAAGGGCTGGTTCCAGGTGGTCTTGGTGGCTAGTCGCCTGAAGTCAATAACACATTCTTCTACAGAACAGCAGCCTTGATTTAAGACACAAAGCAAGATGGTTGCAGAAGATGCCCATGCCCTGGCAGAGAATCAACATGGAACTGTTAGTACACATAAATTGATGGGCCTATTTCTGAGATTCATCAGTCAGTAGTGAAATTACTGTCCGGACCCTCATGTAATCTGTAGCCTAGGGCCGACGTCTGAGGTTAAACAGCACCGGACAGAAGGTCTAAAAGCTACGATACGTGGTCCTGtcaccagcagcggaggttgtctgcacgcatcgcgcAGATGCCCACCggccggccccgctagacaccagggagtctgggggtgcattggtaagttatgggggggagtggcacttttaggaagcagagtggcatttcagggggcagagtgacacttctagggggcataaagggggtcagagtggcatatctgggggcctgatatcaggggttataaagcatattaggggcagagtggcatatctgggggggca is a genomic window of Spea bombifrons isolate aSpeBom1 chromosome 6, aSpeBom1.2.pri, whole genome shotgun sequence containing:
- the WBP2NL gene encoding postacrosomal sheath WW domain-binding protein, with amino-acid sequence MALNRNHSQNGGIIINNGESIIKECKDVELTFSEMAHKSDPFKGTKKGSLYLTAYRVIFLSKGKDPMLSFMMPFYLVKGCSIEQPVFSANYIKGTISAEPGGGWEGRASFKLTFNSGGAIEFGQLMFKMATNASSGPRNPNPGYGYTPAPVPGAYGPGGFPPTPAGYSPAPPAGPYPYGPPVMNGYGPASQPMAYPYAPPPGPGMYPPPPEMNPMYMAPPPPYPGPPYNGAPAPTAPSGWMEPGGSKAAEAASSAYYNPANPHNVYVPMERPPPYAPTDDKKTN